The following nucleotide sequence is from Candidatus Delongbacteria bacterium.
TACCGCAAGGAAGTGGAGAAGAACCTGGAGGTCTGCCCCCAGTGTCGCTTCCACATGCGGATCAACAGCCGGCGCTACCGGGACATCCTGTTCGACGCCGGCAGCTTCGTCGAGCTGGGCCAGAACCTGGTCTCGCGGGACTTCCTGGGCTTCATGGACACGGAGCCCTACGCCCAGCGCCTGGCCGCGGCCACGCGCAAGACGGGCCTGAACGACGCCGTGCTGACGGGCTCGGGCCGCATCCTGGGTCTGCCCGTGGCCGCCGCGCTGATGGACTTCACCCACTTCGGCGGCTCCGTGGGCAGCGTGGTGGGGGAGAAGATCGCCCTGGCCATCCGGCACGCCATCGCCGAGCACCAGCCCCTGCTGATCCTCTCCGCCTCCGGCGGCATGCGCATGCAGGAGGGCACCCTGTCGCTGATGCAGATGGCCAAGACCTCGGCCCTGCTCACCAAGCTGGCCGAGCAGCGCCTGCCCTTCGTCAGCCTGCTCACCGATCCCACCACCGGCGGAACCTCGGCCTCCTTCGCCATGCTGGGGGACGTGATCCTGGCCGAGCCCGGCGCCCTGGTGGGCTTCGCCGGCCCGCGCGTGATCAAGCAGACCATCGGCGAGGACCTGCCGGAAGGTTTCCAGCGCGCCGAGTTCCTGCTGGAGCACGGCTTCGTGGACCAGGTGGTGCCGCGCGCCGAACTCAAGGCCACGCTGCACCGGCTGTTCTGCCACCTCCTGAACCAGGAGCCCGCCAGCCTGGCCCCGCTGGACGAAGACGAGAGCCCCTCCGAGTGAGAATCCTCCTGAGCAACGACGACGGCTACCGCGCTCCGGGCCTGCACGCCCTGGCGCTCGCGCTGGCCGCCGAGCACGAGGTGCTGATCGCTGCGCCCGTTGCCGACTGTTCGGCCACGGGCCACGGGTTGACCCTGCGCGAGCCCCTGCGCATCCTGCGGCACGAGGAGCAGGGCCTCTGCTTCCACGGGGTGAGCGGTCTGCCCGCCGACGCGATGAAGTTCGGGCTGACCGTGCTCTGCGCCGGCCACCCGCCGGACCTGGCGATCTCGGGGATCAACCAGGGCGCCAACACGGGCCAGAACCTGTTCTACTCGGGCACGGTGGCCGCCGCCGCCGAGGGCACCTTCGCCGAGGTGCCGGCCCTGGCCCTCTCCGTGGCCGCCGGTCCCGGCTGCGAGTGGGCGGACGGCCTGGCCAGCGCCGTGCGCGTGGCCCGCCTGCTGGTGGCGCGCCAGCAGGCGCAGCCCCTGCCGCCGGAGGTCCTGCTCAACGTCAACGTGCCCAACCTGCCGGCGGAGCGCATCCACGGCATCCGCGTCTCGCGGATGGGCCACGCCCGCTTCCATGAAGCCTTCCACGAGCGCCGGGACCCCTCCGGCCGGCTCTACTACTGGATGGACGGCGCCAAGAACGGGGACGACCTGGAACCCGAACACGACGATTATCAGGTGCACGCGGACTGGGTCAGCGTGACCCCCCTGCGCCTGGACCTCACCCACCCCGCCTGGTCCAGCATGTTGGATCCCTGGCGGCTGGACAGCCTGCCCCCGGAGGAGCGATGAGCACGACCCACCAGATCCTGGTCCTGGATTTCGGCTCCCAGTACACCCAGCTGATCGCCCGGAAAATCCGGGAGCTCAAGGTGGACGCCGTGATCCTCTCTTGCGGAGCCGGGCTGGAGGAGGTCCTGTCCCACTCGCCCAAGGGCGTGATCCTCTCCGGCGGCCCCAATTCGGTCTACGACGAGGATGCCCCCGGCCTGAACCTGGACCTGCGCGCCCTGGGCGTGCCCGTGCTGGGCATCTGCTACGGCCTGCAGATCGCCGGCAAGCTGCTGGGCGGGGACGTGCAGGCCTCGCCGCGCCGGGAGTACGGCCTGGCCACGCTCGCCATCCAACAGGCCGACCCCTTGCTGGAGGGCGTGCCCGCCGAGAGTCCGGTCTGGATGAGCCATGGCGATTCCCTGGCCCGGCCGCCCGCCGGGACGCGGATCCTGGCCTCCACGGCCAACACGCCCTGCGCGGCCATCCACGTGCCCGAGGCGGGGTTCTGGGGCGTGCAGTTCCACCCGGAAGTCCACCACACCCAGGCCGGCCGGCAGCTCCTGCAGAACTTTCTGTTCGGGATCTGCGGCTGCGAGCCCAGCTGGACGCCCGGCCGCTTCATCGAGCGCCAGCTGGAGTGGATCCGCCAGCGCGTGGGCTCGGGCCGCGTGCTCTGCGGCATCTCGGGCGGCGTGGACTCCACCGTCACGGCGGCGCTGATCCACCGCGCCATCGGCGACCAGCTGACCTGCATCTTCGTCAACAACGGCCTGCTGCGGCAGGGCGAGTTCGAGGCCGTCCAGCTGATGATGCGCGACAACCTGAAGATCAACCTCGACGCCGTGGACGCCACGGAGCGCTTCCTGAGCGTGCTGGCGGACGTGGCCGAGCCCGAGCGCAAGCGCAAGCTCATCGGCCACACCTTCATCGAGGTCTTCGAGGAGGAGGCGCGCCGGCTGGGCGGGGCCGAATTCCTGGCCCAGGGCACGCTCTACCCGGACGTGATCGAATCGGTCATGCACCGCGGCCCGAGCCAGACCATCAAGACCCACCACAACGTGGGCGGCCTGCCCGAGCGGCTCAACTTCCAGCTGCTGGAGCCCCTGCGCGAGCTCTTCAAGGACGAGGTGCGCGCCGTGGGCGAGGAGCTGGGCCTGCCCCATAGCCTGCTCTGGCGCCACCCCTTCCCGGGGCCGGGCCTGGGCATCCGCATCCTGGGGCCGGTGAGCGCCGGGCGCATCGCCACTTTGCAGCGGGCCGACCACATCCTGGTGGAGGAGCTGCGCAGCAGCGGCTGGTACGACCGGACCTGGCAGGCGCTGGCTGTGCTGCTGCCGGTCTCCACCGTGGGCGTGATGGGCGACCAGCGCACCTACGAGAACGTGCTGGCCCTGCGCGTGGTGGATTCAACCGACGCCATGACGGCGGACTTCAGCCGCCTGCCCTGGGAGTTGCTGGGCCGGATCTCCAACCGGATCATCAACGAGGTGAAGGGCATCAACCGGGTGGTCTACGACATCTCGTCCAAGCCCCCGGCCACCATCGAATGGGAATGACAACCGCAGACCGGGTCCGGGAAGGGGCCGGGTCGCCGGGCGCGTCGGCGCGACCGTCCGCCTGAGTAGAAGGCAAGCAAGGAGAACAAGCGGATGTGCGGCATCGTGGGATACATCGGCCCCAAACCGGCCGTGCCTTACCTGTTGGACGGACTCAAGCGGCTGGAGTACCGCGGCTACGACTCCGCCGGCGTGGCCCTCTTGGGCGAGCACGGCCTGCAGGTGCTGAAGACCGTCGGCAAGGTCAGCCAACTCAGCCTCAAGGTGAGCCGGGCGCGCTCGGAGCACGTGGGTTTCGGCCACACGCGCTGGGCCACACACGGCGTGCCCAGCGAGGCCAACGCGCATCCGCATGTGAGCGCGGACGGCAAGCTGGCGCTGATCCACAACGGGATCATCGAGAACTACCAGCCGCTGCGCGAGGAGCTCAAGTCCGAGGGCGTGGTCTTCCGCAGCGAGACCGACACCGAGGTGCTGGTGCACCTGATCGCGCGCCACTACCACGGCGACCTGGCCGAGGCCGTGCGCATCGCGCTGGGGCTGGTCAGCGGCGCCTACGGGATCTGCGTCCTGCACCAGGACGAGCCCGACCGCATCGTGGTGGCCAAGATGGGCTCGCCTCTGTTGATCGGGCTGGGGGCGGACGAGTCCTTCATCGCCAGCGACCAGCAGGCTCTGGTGGGCCACTCGGACCGCTTCATCGTGCTCGAGGACGGCGAGATGGCCGTGGTGCGAGCCTCGGACGTCTCGGTCTTCACCGTGGACATGCAGCCCGTGGAGCGCGAGGCCATCGAGCTGGCCGAGGAGCTGGAGCGCATCGACAAGGGCGGCTACGCGCACTTCATGTTGAAGGAGATCTTCGAGCAGCCGCGCACCATCAGCGACGCCTTCGCCGGCCGCCTGCTGCCCGAGGAGGGCGGCGTGCGGCTGGGCGGCATCGCGCCGGTCATCGACCGCCTCAAGGCCTGCAAGCGATTGATCCTGACGGCCTGCGGCACCTCCTGGCACGCGGCCCTGGTGGGCGAGTACATCCTGGAGGACATGCTGCGCATCCCGGTGGAAGTGGAGTACGCCAGCGAGTTCCGCTACCGCAACCCGGTGATCGACGAGGACTGCTGCGTGATCGCCATCAGCCAGTCCGGCGAGACGGCGGACACGCTGGCGGCCATGAAGGAGGCCAAGCGCAAGGGCGCGCTGGTGCTGGGGATCTGCAACCGGGTGGGCAGCGCCATCGCCCGCGAGAGCCACGCCGGCGTCTACCTGCACGCCGGCGCGGAGATCGGCGTGGCCTCCACCAAGGCCTTCACCAGCCAGCTGGTGGTCCTGATCCTGCTGGCCGTGCACATGGGCCGGCTGCGCAACCTGGGCTACAACCACGGCCGCCAGGTGGTGGACGAGCTGCGCGCCCTGCCCGGCCGGGTCCAGGAGATCCTGGACGGCTCCGAGCACATCCGCGTCATCGCCGAGAAGCTGGCCGGCCACAACAACGCCCTCTACCTGGGACGCGGGACCTTCTTCCCGGTGGCGCTGGAAGGCGCGCTGAAATTGAAGGAGATCAGCTACATCCACGCCGAGGGCTATCCGGCGGCGGAGATGAAGCACGGGCCCATCGCGCTCATCGACGAGAACATGCCCGTGATCGTCATCGCGCCCCGGGACGACAACTACGAGAAGGTGATCTCCAACATCCAGGAGGTGCGGGCCCGGCGCGGCAAGGTGGTGGTGGTGGCCACCCGCGCGGACACCAAGCTGGCGGAGCTGGCCGACGAGATCATCCTGATCCCCGAGGCCCAGCCCATCACGCTGCCCATCCTGGCGGCCATCCCGCTGCAGTTGATGTCCTACTACACGGCCGTCAAGCGGGGCTGCGACGTGGACCAGCCGCGCAACCTGGCCAAATCCGTTACCGTGGAATGAGCATGGCGCGCGCGTCCGCTCTGTGCCTGCCCGCTCTGTGCCTGCCCGCTCTGCGCCTGCTGCTGGGCCTGCTGCTGACTCTGGGAGTGGGGCGAGTCCCGGCCCAGGGCTTGGAGCCGGATCCGGACTGGCCCCGGGCGCTGGCCCTGGCGCTGGAAGGCGCTCCCCAGGACTCCGGGCAGGCCGCGGCCCTGCGCGGTCTGGTGGACCAGGGCCTGGCCGGGGGGACGGATCCCGGCGGCGGTTGGGCCTGTCTGGATTTGTGGCTGCGCGCGGAGTGGGAGGATGATTCCCGGTTGCCCGAGGCCCGGGCGGCCTTTCTGAAGGACTGGCCCTGCAGCCCGTGCCAGACGGCGGCGGACTGGTGGAGCGCGCGCTGGGTGCTGCGCCGGCTGGGTCCGGAGGCCGCGGCGCCGCGCCTGCTGCGGCTGGCGGCCGGCCGGCCGGAGTCCGAGTGGAGCGCGCGGGCGGCCCGGTTGCTGGACCAGTTGGCCGACGAGGCCCTGACCGACAGCGTGCGCCTGCGGCTGGAACAGACGGCGGACCGGGCCGACCGGGACTGGTGGCGCGCCCACCGGCAGAGCCGCGGGATCCGCGGCCGTCTGCTGCTGGTGGTGCCGCTGAGCGGCCCGGACGCGGCCGTGGGCCAGGCGCTCAAACTGGGCGTGGAAGGCGCGCTGGAGCAGGCCCGGGCGGCGGGCTCGCCCTGCGAGCTGGTGGTCTGGGACTGTCAGTCCGACCCTCTGTTGACGCGCGAGCAGCTGACACTGTGCGCGGCGCAGGCGGCGGACGC
It contains:
- the guaA gene encoding glutamine-hydrolyzing GMP synthase; amino-acid sequence: MSTTHQILVLDFGSQYTQLIARKIRELKVDAVILSCGAGLEEVLSHSPKGVILSGGPNSVYDEDAPGLNLDLRALGVPVLGICYGLQIAGKLLGGDVQASPRREYGLATLAIQQADPLLEGVPAESPVWMSHGDSLARPPAGTRILASTANTPCAAIHVPEAGFWGVQFHPEVHHTQAGRQLLQNFLFGICGCEPSWTPGRFIERQLEWIRQRVGSGRVLCGISGGVDSTVTAALIHRAIGDQLTCIFVNNGLLRQGEFEAVQLMMRDNLKINLDAVDATERFLSVLADVAEPERKRKLIGHTFIEVFEEEARRLGGAEFLAQGTLYPDVIESVMHRGPSQTIKTHHNVGGLPERLNFQLLEPLRELFKDEVRAVGEELGLPHSLLWRHPFPGPGLGIRILGPVSAGRIATLQRADHILVEELRSSGWYDRTWQALAVLLPVSTVGVMGDQRTYENVLALRVVDSTDAMTADFSRLPWELLGRISNRIINEVKGINRVVYDISSKPPATIEWE
- the accD gene encoding acetyl-CoA carboxylase, carboxyltransferase subunit beta — its product is MSWFKRTPEGPRKAVASTVPDGLWIKCNKCGQILYRKEVEKNLEVCPQCRFHMRINSRRYRDILFDAGSFVELGQNLVSRDFLGFMDTEPYAQRLAAATRKTGLNDAVLTGSGRILGLPVAAALMDFTHFGGSVGSVVGEKIALAIRHAIAEHQPLLILSASGGMRMQEGTLSLMQMAKTSALLTKLAEQRLPFVSLLTDPTTGGTSASFAMLGDVILAEPGALVGFAGPRVIKQTIGEDLPEGFQRAEFLLEHGFVDQVVPRAELKATLHRLFCHLLNQEPASLAPLDEDESPSE
- the glmS gene encoding glutamine--fructose-6-phosphate transaminase (isomerizing); its protein translation is MCGIVGYIGPKPAVPYLLDGLKRLEYRGYDSAGVALLGEHGLQVLKTVGKVSQLSLKVSRARSEHVGFGHTRWATHGVPSEANAHPHVSADGKLALIHNGIIENYQPLREELKSEGVVFRSETDTEVLVHLIARHYHGDLAEAVRIALGLVSGAYGICVLHQDEPDRIVVAKMGSPLLIGLGADESFIASDQQALVGHSDRFIVLEDGEMAVVRASDVSVFTVDMQPVEREAIELAEELERIDKGGYAHFMLKEIFEQPRTISDAFAGRLLPEEGGVRLGGIAPVIDRLKACKRLILTACGTSWHAALVGEYILEDMLRIPVEVEYASEFRYRNPVIDEDCCVIAISQSGETADTLAAMKEAKRKGALVLGICNRVGSAIARESHAGVYLHAGAEIGVASTKAFTSQLVVLILLAVHMGRLRNLGYNHGRQVVDELRALPGRVQEILDGSEHIRVIAEKLAGHNNALYLGRGTFFPVALEGALKLKEISYIHAEGYPAAEMKHGPIALIDENMPVIVIAPRDDNYEKVISNIQEVRARRGKVVVVATRADTKLAELADEIILIPEAQPITLPILAAIPLQLMSYYTAVKRGCDVDQPRNLAKSVTVE
- the surE gene encoding 5'/3'-nucleotidase SurE; translation: MRILLSNDDGYRAPGLHALALALAAEHEVLIAAPVADCSATGHGLTLREPLRILRHEEQGLCFHGVSGLPADAMKFGLTVLCAGHPPDLAISGINQGANTGQNLFYSGTVAAAAEGTFAEVPALALSVAAGPGCEWADGLASAVRVARLLVARQQAQPLPPEVLLNVNVPNLPAERIHGIRVSRMGHARFHEAFHERRDPSGRLYYWMDGAKNGDDLEPEHDDYQVHADWVSVTPLRLDLTHPAWSSMLDPWRLDSLPPEER